The Arachis hypogaea cultivar Tifrunner chromosome 16, arahy.Tifrunner.gnm2.J5K5, whole genome shotgun sequence genome contains a region encoding:
- the LOC112754611 gene encoding protein NRT1/ PTR FAMILY 3.1 isoform X1: MVVEKSDEVLEQQKRKQHNERKHNQHGGMKTAPFILANEVCDKFASIGFNANLMSYLTQELHMATVAASNTLINFDGAANLAPLLGAVIAETFAGTFWTIILGSILCELGLIIITISASMQSPGCQTKLNCDEATSSQLRPLYLSLLLIAFGSGCIRPCVVPFLGDQFDMTKKGVASRKWNLFNLYTFSMGLAPLTALTVVVYVQENMGWSWGLGIPTIARLIAIFAFVMGSSFYRKVKPQGCSLIRLVQVLVAAIRKRKEALPDDPKLLYQNKELDAPISLQGRLLHTYQFRWLDKAATVTKEESNIKDKKEAPKLWSLATVHRVEELKSILRLVPICLSTILHVASVSSNQNFLIQQARSMDRRITSSFQIPPATMFVFSVMTMMIGVILYEHHFVPFASRLTKNPSGLTCLQRMGIGYGISIVATIVSSLIEIKRKNVATKYNMLDSPKAIVPISVFWLLPQICLHGLVKVFMSGGHLEFLYDQSPESMRSTTIALFSIFISIGNYCSTMMVSFVHRFSGNDESNWLPNRNLNKGRLEYYYLLVSVVQVINLIYYVIVACFYTYKPVEEISSVMMNGKEDLQQGKEKIFVLESGCTMEDQKMILTVER; encoded by the exons ATGGTGGTAGAGAAGAGTGATGAGGTGCTGGAACAACAAAAGCGTAAGCAACATAATGAAAGGAAGCATAATCAACACGGAGGAATGAAAACAGCACCCTTCATTCTtg CAAATGAAGTGTGTGACAAATTTGCATCAATTGGTTTCAATGCAAACCTGATGAGTTATCTGACACAAGAGCTGCATATGGCAACGGTTGCAGCCTCCAACACTCTGATTAACTTTGACGGAGCAGCTAACCTCGCTCCTCTTCTTGGAGCTGTCATTGCTGAGACTTTTGCCGGCACTTTTTGGACCATCATTCTTGGTTCTATTCTCTGTGAACTG GGTTTGATCATTATTACAATTTCAGCATCAATGCAGTCcccaggatgccaaaccaagttGAATTGCGATGAAGCAACATCCTCACAACTACGGCCACTCTATCTGTCTCTCCTGCTCATAGCTTTTGGGTCAGGCTGCATTAGGCCTTGTGTTGTGCCATTTCTAGGAGACCAATTTGACATGACAAAAAAAGGTGTGGCATCTAGAAAATGGAATCTCTTCAATTTGTACACATTTAGCATGGGTTTGGCTCCACTCACTGCTTTGACCGTTGTGGTTTATGTTCAAGAAAACATGGGTTGGAGTTGGGGGCTTGGGATCCCAACCATTGCAAGGTTGATTGCTATTTTTGCTTTTGTTATGGGCTCATCATTCTACAGAAAAGTTAAACCACAAGGGTGTAGTTTGATTAGGTTGGTGCAAGTTCTTGTTGCTGCTATAAGGAAGAGGAAAGAGGCTCTTCCAGATGATCCTAAACTTTTGTATCAAAATAAAGAGCTTGATGCACCTATTTCTTTGCAAGGAAGGCTTTTGCACACATACCAATTCAG ATGGTTAGACAAGGCAGCTACAGTGACAAAAGAAGAGTCCAATATCAAAGACAAAAAAGAAGCACCAAAACTATGGAGCCTAGCCACTGTACACAGAGTAGAAGAGCTAAAATCTATCCTCAGATTGGTTCCGATTTGTTTATCAACCATATTGCACGTAGCATCTGTGTCGTCCAACCAAAACTTCCTAATTCAACAAGCGCGGTCCATGGATCGCCGCATAACTTCTTCGTTCCAAATCCCACCGGCCACCATGTTTGTTTTCAGTGTGATGACAATGATGATTGGTGTCATTTTATATGAACACCATTTTGTTCCCTTTGCAAGTAGACTAACCAAGAATCCTTCTGGCCTCACATGCCTACAAAGAATGGGAATAGGGTATGGAATCAGCATAGTAGCCACAATAGTTTCATCACTCattgaaatcaaaagaaaaaatgttGCTACAAAGTACAATATGTTGGACAGCCCTAAAGCCATTGTTCCAATTAGTGTGTTTTGGTTGTTACCCCAAATTTGTTTGCATGGTTTGGTTAAAGTGTttatgtctggtgggcatttggaGTTTCTCTATGACCAATCACCTGAGAGCATGAGAAGCACCACCATAGCTCTGTTTTCCATATTCATATCTATTGGAAACTATTGTAGCACTATGATGGTATCTTTTGTTCATAGGTTTAGTGGAAATGATGAGAGTAATTGGTTGCCTAATAGGAACTTGAATAAGGGTAGATTAGAGTATTATTACTTGCTTGTTAGTGTGGTGCAAGTTATTAATCTCATTTATTATGTCATTGTTGCTTGCTTTTACACTTACAAACCTGTGGAAGAGATTAGTAGTGTCATGATGAATGGGAAAGAGGATTTACAACAGGGAAAAGAAAAAATCTTTGTACTTGAAAGTGGTTGTACTATGGAGGATCAAAAGATGATTCTTACCGTTGAAAGGTGA
- the LOC112754611 gene encoding protein NRT1/ PTR FAMILY 3.1 isoform X2 — protein MQSPGCQTKLNCDEATSSQLRPLYLSLLLIAFGSGCIRPCVVPFLGDQFDMTKKGVASRKWNLFNLYTFSMGLAPLTALTVVVYVQENMGWSWGLGIPTIARLIAIFAFVMGSSFYRKVKPQGCSLIRLVQVLVAAIRKRKEALPDDPKLLYQNKELDAPISLQGRLLHTYQFRWLDKAATVTKEESNIKDKKEAPKLWSLATVHRVEELKSILRLVPICLSTILHVASVSSNQNFLIQQARSMDRRITSSFQIPPATMFVFSVMTMMIGVILYEHHFVPFASRLTKNPSGLTCLQRMGIGYGISIVATIVSSLIEIKRKNVATKYNMLDSPKAIVPISVFWLLPQICLHGLVKVFMSGGHLEFLYDQSPESMRSTTIALFSIFISIGNYCSTMMVSFVHRFSGNDESNWLPNRNLNKGRLEYYYLLVSVVQVINLIYYVIVACFYTYKPVEEISSVMMNGKEDLQQGKEKIFVLESGCTMEDQKMILTVER, from the exons ATGCAGTCcccaggatgccaaaccaagttGAATTGCGATGAAGCAACATCCTCACAACTACGGCCACTCTATCTGTCTCTCCTGCTCATAGCTTTTGGGTCAGGCTGCATTAGGCCTTGTGTTGTGCCATTTCTAGGAGACCAATTTGACATGACAAAAAAAGGTGTGGCATCTAGAAAATGGAATCTCTTCAATTTGTACACATTTAGCATGGGTTTGGCTCCACTCACTGCTTTGACCGTTGTGGTTTATGTTCAAGAAAACATGGGTTGGAGTTGGGGGCTTGGGATCCCAACCATTGCAAGGTTGATTGCTATTTTTGCTTTTGTTATGGGCTCATCATTCTACAGAAAAGTTAAACCACAAGGGTGTAGTTTGATTAGGTTGGTGCAAGTTCTTGTTGCTGCTATAAGGAAGAGGAAAGAGGCTCTTCCAGATGATCCTAAACTTTTGTATCAAAATAAAGAGCTTGATGCACCTATTTCTTTGCAAGGAAGGCTTTTGCACACATACCAATTCAG ATGGTTAGACAAGGCAGCTACAGTGACAAAAGAAGAGTCCAATATCAAAGACAAAAAAGAAGCACCAAAACTATGGAGCCTAGCCACTGTACACAGAGTAGAAGAGCTAAAATCTATCCTCAGATTGGTTCCGATTTGTTTATCAACCATATTGCACGTAGCATCTGTGTCGTCCAACCAAAACTTCCTAATTCAACAAGCGCGGTCCATGGATCGCCGCATAACTTCTTCGTTCCAAATCCCACCGGCCACCATGTTTGTTTTCAGTGTGATGACAATGATGATTGGTGTCATTTTATATGAACACCATTTTGTTCCCTTTGCAAGTAGACTAACCAAGAATCCTTCTGGCCTCACATGCCTACAAAGAATGGGAATAGGGTATGGAATCAGCATAGTAGCCACAATAGTTTCATCACTCattgaaatcaaaagaaaaaatgttGCTACAAAGTACAATATGTTGGACAGCCCTAAAGCCATTGTTCCAATTAGTGTGTTTTGGTTGTTACCCCAAATTTGTTTGCATGGTTTGGTTAAAGTGTttatgtctggtgggcatttggaGTTTCTCTATGACCAATCACCTGAGAGCATGAGAAGCACCACCATAGCTCTGTTTTCCATATTCATATCTATTGGAAACTATTGTAGCACTATGATGGTATCTTTTGTTCATAGGTTTAGTGGAAATGATGAGAGTAATTGGTTGCCTAATAGGAACTTGAATAAGGGTAGATTAGAGTATTATTACTTGCTTGTTAGTGTGGTGCAAGTTATTAATCTCATTTATTATGTCATTGTTGCTTGCTTTTACACTTACAAACCTGTGGAAGAGATTAGTAGTGTCATGATGAATGGGAAAGAGGATTTACAACAGGGAAAAGAAAAAATCTTTGTACTTGAAAGTGGTTGTACTATGGAGGATCAAAAGATGATTCTTACCGTTGAAAGGTGA